From Verrucomicrobiia bacterium, the proteins below share one genomic window:
- the glmS gene encoding glutamine--fructose-6-phosphate transaminase (isomerizing), which translates to MCGIVGYIGDGKVGNVLLKGLSRLEYRGYDSAGIATLEEDKISIHKQAGKLRNLSEVVLANPVEGRMGIGHTRWATHGEPSQANAHPHSDCTGSIAVVHNGIVENHAALKDLLIAQGHVFQSDTDTEVLCHLVENYHLKEKMPLEESVRRALKQIEGCYAFCVMSTREPDKFIAARNGSPLVVGVGEGRNLVASDAPALLDYTRNVIFLEDYQMAVISRDNVRVTNVNGEDVPNLVTKIEWDAKDVSKEGFEHFMLKEIEEQPKVLDALVRKRVGKIAEKRVFDVLRFDEETLRKTERVIIQACGTSWHAALTAKFLFEKLAGIPTEVDVSSELRYRTLVPLKNTLVLSITQSGETVDTLMGLRKGRDMGYKTISICNVLGSTIARESDGVIYTQAGPEIGVASTKAYTAQLGVLVALSLYWGQIRETLSSHVYEELVHDFQGIPAKMSAIIAGKEKIRKIAEKYFRARDFLFLGRGINYPNAHEGALKIKEIAYIHATGHPAGEMKHGPIALIDQDMPVVCIAPHSPVYEKMFSNIQEVKARKGRVIAIANPGDTKLAQISDDVIEIPACSEILSPLLVALPLQYLAYYVAVLRGTDVDQPRNLAKSVTVE; encoded by the coding sequence ATGTGCGGCATCGTTGGTTATATTGGTGACGGAAAAGTCGGCAACGTTTTATTGAAAGGGCTGTCGCGCCTTGAATACCGGGGCTACGACTCGGCGGGCATCGCGACGCTCGAAGAAGATAAAATCTCCATCCACAAGCAGGCGGGCAAGCTCCGCAACCTGAGCGAAGTGGTCCTGGCCAATCCCGTTGAGGGACGCATGGGCATCGGCCACACGCGCTGGGCCACGCACGGCGAGCCTTCGCAGGCCAACGCGCATCCGCATTCGGATTGCACGGGTTCCATCGCGGTCGTCCACAACGGCATCGTCGAAAACCATGCCGCGCTCAAAGACCTTCTCATCGCCCAAGGCCACGTCTTCCAGTCCGACACGGACACGGAAGTGCTTTGCCACCTCGTGGAAAACTACCATCTCAAGGAAAAAATGCCGCTCGAGGAATCGGTGCGGCGCGCGCTGAAGCAGATCGAAGGCTGCTACGCCTTCTGCGTCATGAGCACGCGCGAACCGGACAAGTTCATCGCGGCCCGCAACGGAAGCCCGCTCGTCGTGGGCGTGGGCGAAGGCCGTAATCTCGTGGCCTCGGATGCTCCCGCGCTCCTGGATTACACGCGCAACGTCATTTTCCTCGAGGATTACCAGATGGCCGTTATTTCGCGCGACAACGTCCGGGTGACGAACGTGAACGGCGAGGACGTCCCCAACCTGGTGACGAAGATCGAATGGGATGCGAAAGACGTCAGCAAGGAAGGCTTCGAACATTTCATGCTGAAGGAAATCGAGGAACAGCCCAAGGTCCTCGATGCGCTCGTCCGCAAGCGCGTCGGCAAAATCGCCGAGAAACGCGTTTTCGACGTGCTCCGCTTCGACGAAGAAACCCTGCGCAAGACCGAACGCGTCATCATCCAGGCCTGCGGCACGTCCTGGCACGCGGCGCTCACCGCCAAATTCCTTTTTGAAAAACTGGCCGGCATCCCGACCGAAGTGGATGTTTCGTCGGAGCTGCGCTACCGCACGCTCGTTCCTTTGAAGAACACGCTCGTCCTTTCCATCACGCAGTCCGGAGAAACCGTGGACACGCTCATGGGCTTGCGCAAGGGCAGGGATATGGGCTACAAGACGATTTCGATCTGCAACGTGCTCGGCAGCACCATCGCCCGCGAATCCGACGGCGTGATTTACACGCAGGCCGGGCCGGAAATCGGCGTGGCGTCGACCAAGGCTTACACGGCGCAGCTCGGCGTGCTCGTCGCGCTCAGCCTTTATTGGGGCCAGATCCGCGAAACGCTTTCCAGCCACGTGTATGAAGAGCTGGTCCATGACTTCCAGGGCATCCCGGCCAAGATGAGCGCGATCATCGCAGGCAAGGAAAAAATCCGTAAGATTGCCGAGAAATATTTCCGCGCCCGTGATTTTCTGTTCCTGGGCCGGGGCATCAATTATCCGAACGCGCACGAAGGCGCGTTGAAGATCAAGGAAATCGCTTACATCCATGCTACCGGCCATCCGGCGGGCGAAATGAAGCATGGGCCCATCGCCCTCATCGACCAGGACATGCCGGTCGTGTGCATCGCGCCGCATTCGCCGGTGTACGAAAAAATGTTTTCCAACATCCAGGAAGTCAAGGCCCGGAAGGGCCGCGTCATCGCCATCGCGAATCCCGGCGATACCAAGCTTGCTCAGATTTCAGACGACGTCATCGAGATTCCCGCGTGCAGCGAAATCTTGTCGCCTTTGCTGGTGGCGCTGCCGCTCCAGTACCTGGCTTATTATGTGGCCGTGCTGCGCGGAACCGATGTCGATCAGCCGCGTAACTTGGCCAAAAGTGTAACGGTCGAATAA